The proteins below are encoded in one region of Clostridium estertheticum:
- the spo0A gene encoding sporulation transcription factor Spo0A, with protein sequence MEESKINIIIADDHKEFCNILYDYISKQEDIIVTGIANNGVETIKLIEEKKPDIVVLDIIMPILDGFEVLERLNTMNLESKPLIIILSAVGQDNITQRALSLGADYYVVKPFDMGVLVKRIRQIVYNTIDNSDVKKILTYVDDTEIKVDKNQSYDDTLITQITNIMHEIGIPVHIKGYMFVREAISMVVNDIGLLSGITKVLYPLVGKKYNTTASRVERAILHAINVAWSRGQLETINKIFGYTINNEKGKPTNLEFIAMVADKIRLQNRVG encoded by the coding sequence ATGGAAGAATCAAAAATAAATATAATCATTGCTGATGATCATAAAGAATTTTGTAATATTCTTTATGATTATATATCAAAACAAGAGGATATTATTGTAACAGGTATTGCAAATAATGGAGTAGAAACAATAAAATTGATTGAAGAAAAAAAACCTGATATAGTAGTACTGGATATAATTATGCCTATTCTTGATGGTTTCGAAGTCCTGGAGAGGTTAAATACAATGAATTTAGAATCAAAACCTCTTATAATAATTTTATCAGCGGTTGGTCAGGATAATATAACCCAAAGAGCCTTATCACTAGGAGCCGATTATTATGTTGTAAAACCTTTTGATATGGGCGTATTAGTTAAACGGATAAGACAGATAGTATATAACACTATAGATAATAGTGATGTAAAAAAAATACTTACTTATGTTGACGATACTGAAATTAAAGTTGATAAAAATCAATCATATGATGATACTTTAATTACTCAAATAACTAATATTATGCATGAAATTGGAATACCTGTTCATATAAAAGGTTATATGTTTGTAAGGGAAGCAATAAGCATGGTAGTGAATGATATTGGACTTTTATCAGGAATAACAAAAGTATTGTATCCACTAGTAGGTAAAAAATATAATACTACTGCTAGTAGAGTAGAAAGAGCAATACTCCATGCAATAAACGTTGCATGGAGTAGAGGACAATTAGAGACTATTAATAAGATTTTTGGTTATACAATTAATAATGAAAAAGGAAAACCTACTAATTTAGAATTTATAGCAATGGTAGCTGACAAGATAAGATTACAAAATAGGGTTGGCTAG